TTCTTAGATGGGCCTGTTGTCGAGGTTGTTCAGGTCTTGGTCCCGTTCCTACACCATGTCGACAAAAATTCTTCCGTTGATGCCAATTCTGTCCAGACCAATGTGGAAAGGTGCCCGAAACACACAATTCTTTTCTGTCTATTTCATCCATTCATTTTCTAGTGGTATATTTAGACTCTAGCTGGTGCAAATGTTagtataagtatatattattagccGCCTGTCAGTGATGTGACTTTGTTGTGATGACAGATTGCTTATATTGTGTTTGCTTGAAAACGCTGGAGTGCTTAAAATGACTAAAGAAATTGGTGATTATTATCAAGGAGACAGTTCCAGGAACGGAAATCTCAAGCCTTTGTTATCAAGGCTGTCACAGATACTGACCTCCATTCCTGATAAAGCACGGTTGAAATCCCCGCCTTTGCTTTCCTCTCAGTATCCTTTTCTCTAGCGCCTTCAGTGTGATCTATTTTAGCCATCTTTTAAGTAACtagatatcttttttttttatgttaactATCATATACAGTAAGGTCAGTGTTTGTCTTTGACATGAGTCCTTCAGCTTATACTTCAAGCACATTACCAATCAGCTTCTTCAAATATTAGACGACAGAGCTTCCTGCAATGAGGCTAACAGCACAGATATTGTTTTATCATTTGTGGGGGAAATGTTTTCCCGTATCTGTCGACGCGGATTATCAGGTATGCTCCGAGCATTTCACTTCTCAACCTACTGTATAGTTTCTTTGTGGATTTTGAATTACCATTGACTTGCTTGTATTCACGTTTTGTCCCCTGCAATGGCTGAGTTAGGAGAATGTCGTCGCTACAGATAGGAGAAAGGATAtgctataataatatttttagcaCTGATGGTGTGACTATGTGTTTTTTATTAGAGTTATTTCAGTAAACAAAATTTGATGTACTTCAGAGTAatttttattctgtttttttttctttctttaatttaCAGATTTGCTGTTAAGTGAAGTAACACCTCATGTCCTAGCTCATGTTAGGAGATTACTAAACTCAAATAAGGGTTCTGTTGAGATTGAATCATTTCAGTTGGATCCTACATCCCAGATTTGGTCGAAAACTATGGAAGCAGTGACTGATCCATATGCTGTTGAGAAAATGGCTGAACAACTCTTACATCAGCTATATGCTGAGCATGCAAGTGATGTTGAAGCTTTCTGGACTATTTGGACTCTGTTTCATCGCAATGTGAAACATCAGGCATCTGTGAGGTGTGCAAAAGTGTTTTTGTTGCTCTTTTTTCAAAGAAGACAGATTTGTTGTCTATTGGTTTTTCCCACTTGAGTGTATTTTGCAAGTAATTTTGTGGACTTAATATTTCAGGTCCATATTTGTTGACAAATTTTTGCTGTGGAAAGTGTTTCCTATCCGTTGTCTGCGATGGATCTTACAGTTTTCGGTTCTTGAGTGCCCACCGGTTACTAATACACTTGCTAAAGGTGACATCACGCAAGGACTGCTTGAAACAACGCAGCGAATAGCCTCAGTTTGGTCAAAAGGGGAGTTTCTGCAGTCTGTCCCATTGGAGCAGCAAGCTTGTatcctcttctttttttctaaaaaactttATGTCGAAAATTAATCACACATTGTAGGTTGGGAGTAGGCGTATTGTTTAATCACTGTGTAGGTGGTGAAGAAATGTTTTAATCTCCATGCTACTGTTTAAAGAATTCCAGCTCCTGTTTCCCATAATATATGTTGCAGATATAACTGCAGCTCTTGGGCTTTGCCTGGAGAACATGTCGAGAGAGGAACTAGATAGAAAGAAGGATGTAATGCACAACATTCTCCAAGGAGTTAGCTGTATAAGACTCATCTCTCTCAATATATTGGGCAAAAAACTTAAACGCTTAATTGGTCTTATGTCGTTTGCTTGTTATTTGCAAACAGGTAGACTGGAGAACCCAGGAGATCTGGTACGGAAAATGGCTAGCTCTATTGCCTTTATGTTCTCTAAAGTTATTGACCCGAAGAATCTTCTCTACCTTGATGATTCATTCACTGGGAATGCAATTGACTGGGAATCTGAATTGCAAACGGCCGTTGGAGGGGTCCGGTCAATCACGAGTTCAAGGGAAAATGGAGACGGTGAAACCAAAACATCAGCAGACTCTAGCCGCAgaaacaaggagaagaaggatCGCAAGAGCAAGGACATAGCTAACTTTGTATTGGCTGATCCAGATGAAATGGTTGATTTGGCTACTTTAAACTGTGGAACAGAGAGTGATaaagatgatggtgatgataaCGCAAGTGTCAGCTCTGATAACTCAAGTGTTACTTCTTTGGAGCCATATGATCTGTTAGATGATGATAAGGACTTAGGGAAACAGTTTACACATTTGGTTGATGTTGTTGGAGCTCTTCGGAAGACTAATGATGCTGATGGGGTAAGTAACTAGGATATAATTGTTGTATATACTTTCACTAAGATTCAACAGAAAGTGCTAACTTTGATGAAAATGACGTCTTGCAGGTGGAGAAAGCGATATATGTTGCAGAGAAGCTTGTGCGAGCATCTCCGGATGAACTGACTCATATAGCTGGTGATCTTGCTCGGATTCTTGTACAGGTTCGCTGCTCTGATATAACAGTCGAAGGTGAAGAAGATTCAGCAGAAGAGAAGCGGCAAAGAGCTCTAATAGCGTTGCTCGTGACCCGTCCCTTTGAATCCCTGGAAACTCTTAACAGTGTTTTGTATTCGCCTAACGTAGACGTAAGTCAGCGCATAATGATACTTGATGTCATGTCTGAAGCAGCTCGAGAGCTTGCTAATACCAGGACACTGAAACCTAAACACCAAGCACGTGGACCTCTGATATCGAATATCTCAGATCCTCAACCCTGGTATTTGCCTAGCGATGCGAGTACCCCATGGAAAAAGGTCGAGGAGACAGCATCTTTTCATCTTAACTGGGCCAACCGATACGAGAGGGAGCTACAGCCGAAACCTGGACAGAAGATGAAAGGGAAAACTCGAAGGTGGAGCCTGAGATCAGGAGATAGAGATCAAAGTAGTACTGACTGGTCACAGAATAGGTTTCCACTATACGCAGCAGCATTTATGCTTCCAGCCATGAAAGAGTTTGACAAGAAACGACATGGTGTTGACTTGCTTGGTAGGGACTTTGTTGTCCTTGGGAAACTTGTTCACATGCTCGGAGTCTGTATGCAGTGTGCATCAATGCATCCAGAAGCATCTGCGTTAGCTCTCTCTCTTCTAGATATGTTACAACGAAGGTACACATCATAGCTTCTTTTTTGCTTATGATCCAGACTTCAGCACCTTATACTGAGTGCTTTCATGCTTGAAAAACTTAATACAGGGAAGTCTGCAATCACCCAGAAGCCTATGTCCGAAGGGCGGTTCTTTTTGCAGCCTCTTCTGTTTTGATTGCTCTTCACCCTTCTTACATAGTCTCAGCCTTAGCTGAAGGAAATTTTGAACTTGCCAGAGCTCTTGAATGGATCAGAACGTGGGCTCTTCAAGTAGCTGACTCAGATATCGACCGAGACTGCTACTCGGTAAGTCATACATTCTCCGTGGTTATATAACTAAAGGACAAAGTCTTTCATTAGCTTAAACAGTTTTACAATTTGGCTTATGTTCTGTGTCTTGTCTTTAGATGGCTTTGTCATGTCTCCAACTTCACGCCGAGATGGCTCTCCAAACTTCCCGAGCTTTAGAACCAGCTGGTGGGAAAAGCAGCAGCAGCATGGGACCGATGAACATAAGTCTACCTTCTGCTATCTCTAAGCTGACATCAATCAAACTTCCTTCTTCAAATGTTCTTCTCTAGCTAATATAGCTACATTTCTTGAACTAAATAAACTTATTGTGTGTTAATTCGAATTTTGATATCTATTGCAATTTGCAAGTGTTTGTTTTGAAAAGTAGGAACTTGTTCATTTTGATTAACAAATTAGGTTAAGAGTGCAAACCCTTTCAGCAGTCAAGGATAACATGTGCTAAAAGAAGATTCTTAACATCTTCTattcagatttattttatagtCAATGGCGCAAATAAAAAATCAGCTGGTTACTACTTAAATATAAGTAATATAACAGGCATGCCTAGCCAAAACCAGAACAGTAGTTTGATATATCAAAGAACCTAAAAACATAAATACTATCCACAATGGGGTTCCTAAGATTTCTCCTCTGATGAAGTTTGAGATTTCATACCAACTGATAACATCCTCAGGATCTCTTTTTACCCTTTCGAATCTTCTGATGAAACTAGTTTTCTACTAATCTTCTGTGCTATGCTGATGTCTTGTAGccgttaaaagttaaaacacttTGGTCAACGAATGGCTCCCGAAGAATCAAATGTATTGCAGAAATCTTCCAAGTCTTTATGGCTAAACCAGTCCTCTTTCAACTGcatattttaaaccaaaaaaaaaaacgaaacaaaCTTATCGCTAACAATGAGAAAAATGATTGTTAAGTGATGATAATAAACTTACGAAACATGGGTAACTGTCGATGTTGAAGCTGCAGGCCTTTTCTATAAACCGATGAATGTAGTATAGAACAAAGCTTCCACATTCCACATCATTTGTCTGCTGTGGAACCTGAAACTATGACAAGTCAAAAATCCAATTCTGAGATATAAGCATCAAGAAATCCGAAATTAGATATGGTGTCATTACATCTGGCGCATGGAGAGGGATATCATCAACCAAGCTCGAGTCCTCACTTCTTCCCTCGATTCTGAATATGTCCAACACAAACCtgaaagacaaagaagaagctaCAAACATGTTTACTCACCAAATATCAttcaagaaagagagagagagagaaagagagtacTTGCTTTCTTATATCAGGTTCAAGCCGCTGCGCAGTCTCAGTTGTTTTCAGTGAATCAAGAAACAGCATGCATGTCTTGTCGTTATCATCATCAAGATCTTCCCCAAAATTGCAAAAGATCAACAAAGTCCAATGGCTCCTAAATGAAATCATAACACTAGAGTTAAACAGCTTATCAAGAACATTACTAGTATATGGCAAGAAAATGAACTGACCAATAGACGATAGGAAGAAAAACATATTCCTTTGAGAAGATGTGTTTTGCCTTTATGGATTCGAAAACACTGCTTCTAACTCTCTCGTTTTCGCTTTTGTACATACTAAACCATAGACAATCTACGTACACAAAAGAGTTCTTTTTCTCATCCAAGACGTCCTTCTTCCACAAAACCCTATTCAAAAGTAGACCAATCAGAGAAAAGACATTGATAaacattccttttttttttttgaaagagtaAAAGAGATGATTGATTGATTACTCTAGATAGTTTATGAATATGTTGGAGTTGAGTTTTTTCCGTAGCTTGGAGACTAAGTACTTGCACTTGACCCTTCTTCTTGACCTTTCACGACGTGTGCATTCCTCATAGAAACAAGGGGCAGTGACTTTGAACATCTCAAACTCTTCCTCGGTTAGTTTGGGTTTAGAATCACGCGTGTTCAGATAAGCAATATGCTTCCAACACGATCTGTGGTTTTCATATTCATCTTCCTCAATatctgttacaaaaaaaaaaaaaacaatataatgcAGAACTAAAAGTATCAAGATTTCATTGTGATCCGACATAAAAAAAGTCCCAAACTTTCCACAAATTAATCCAATTTTCTGAATCGAATtttcctaaaccctaatccccaAAACTGCAgagatcaaaaacaaaaacaaaaaaagaacggAGGCAATCATTACCCTCAATTATAGTAACAGATGCAGGAGGAGCAATGACGGCTTTGGTATTTCTAACACGGTTACTTCTTCTTCTCGACATTGAAGAATCAAtacgcgagagagagagagagagagagagagagagagagagagataggtcAGTGAGTTTCTAtacttattcttcttcttctcttctctgttCCTTCTCTCTTCTTGTCCAAAGTCTCAGCCTTTTTTACTCTTGGTGGTTCCCTACCATAATGTACCTTACCCGAATACGAAAACTCCTCTTTTGGCCCTTGATTTTGCTCCCTTTGTCAACGATTCTACGGTCAAGATGACTTCAAGTCTCTTTATTAGATATTTATTGAGTTATTTACATTACAGTTTTTGACTTTTTATCTATGCtattatttgaaataatgattttgttaatttatcactaagaaattctctttttttttttagtttattttcaaaaaatagctctaaaaacttaaagaagttttattaaagggtaaaaatatatttatatcctaAGTTTAACTAATGTAGACTTATGGTTTAGATTTATAAAGGGTGAGATTTTGAagatatgatttcaaattttaaaaaaaatttaaataaatattaaaaaaattaaaaaaaaaaacattttggttattttattcTTTGAAGGTTATTTCgtgataaaaactttaaaaataaaattatttgagagaattgtctaTTATCAATTCATCCATAATTTTAAGAGTAATTAGttttaatactattttttattcaaaaatctATCTTAGAATTGATATTTGAGATAATTAATTAGAAatagataataaatatattggtAATATCATAATTAGTTTTATGCCTTATATTTACTTTATGATTTAAATAGTTTGTATTATAGCTAATTTTTATATTGTGATATTAACGACTTATATCATTGCCAACTTATTTTGTTCATATAAGAAATATAGATCTGATTAAAGATTATTTACAGATTAAagtgttgaaattttaaaatacatgaaaaaattcaaaaaattgtttcaacGAAATTGGTGtgttttagatatctttttaaGTATAGTATTGTTTAccaatttgtattaattatacGATTTGGTGttaatcaattaaattttttaggatttaatttatgtttttgctCTGAATATTCTATTGGTAACTTTCATACTAGATAAATTAATTaccacaaaaattaataaatttcactaATTTCAGATATGACCAATTCAAATTAGGACACGATTTTATAAGATAATATAGTGTATAACAATCCATAATGGTAGGAGTATTTTTCAAATATGgccacattaaaattttatattaaatattaatctgtacattttttataaatataaacaaaacattgtATTGTTTTACAATGAAATAaatctctaaatatttttaacagttCAAAACATTTTGATATTGTTTTACCATTTTACATATTAAACACTTTTACATTACATAATAcctattttatataaatcattagattaattaatatataaaccaagggaaaatgattttttttattttatataaaataactttaaaatagATACATGATAAACACATAAATCATTTATTTGCATAGAATTATTACAATGTCAACATCTaaatttgctatattttgtatttGTCTTATTGTTTCTTATTAGTCTTCATGAATGCATGCAATATATAGCTTATATTTCGTCCAATCCTCTATCGTGTTTTCAAAGTGTTTTATTTCTTAAATGTTATATTGGTGTCGtcaatctggaaaaaaaatctaaatcaacATGCTCTAAAACACCAAATAATATTTGGTTTCAAATACACAATGAAGAAACACCTAAGTGAAATGTCAGAAAGATTTATATTACTGCCATTGAATTTTTCTAAAGAAAATTTTGAGCATTTAGAAATTTTCGATCTTATCATTTTAATTGGGCGTTTTtcttataaaacattaaaattatttttattcaccaaaaaaacacacaaggaaaaaaaaagatcaaacaaatttcattaaataaataaaaaactcttatacctcttactttaaaaatatgtaaatataaataattatttaaataaataataaaaaatattattgtcgAATAATACGTTTTTTAATTCaaactttatttattattttgaaatccaaaaaaattgaaactattttaaagcttttaaatttatatacatcttttaagaaaatattaaaccctaaatctgaaACTTCATGTCTTAAATCTCAAATTTTAGTAGATATTAGTTAACTATGtggatataaatgtatatttacatctttaatgaaatattttgattatttaatatatcctcctatacattaaaagagaagtcactttagtgatttatGCTGATATGACATTAATATAGAGCTTCtcagaaaaattgttataattttattggtcgattgttttgaattttatttttcatttattttaatcaatcgcttatgttgacaagcccaaaactattgtcgattttgttaagcccatatatagctagtggataataattatcgatttagtttagccttgggcaag
This genomic interval from Brassica napus cultivar Da-Ae chromosome A6, Da-Ae, whole genome shotgun sequence contains the following:
- the LOC125575794 gene encoding telomere length regulation protein TEL2 homolog, whose translation is MAEAESKEEALETKLVDKVGEAISAIGDAKHVDQVISAVHSVALLLFPVDPTTRIGDKVSSSLVPCAKDERSDWSQTFYRGVAFPTFARVLLLDVASDWLSCFPVSVQKHLYDSFFLDGPVVEVVQVLVPFLHHVDKNSSVDANSVQTNVERLLILCLLENAGVLKMTKEIGDYYQGDSSRNGNLKPLLSRLSQILTSIPDKARLKSPPLLSSHLYFKHITNQLLQILDDRASCNEANSTDIVLSFVGEMFSRICRRGLSDLLLSEVTPHVLAHVRRLLNSNKGSVEIESFQLDPTSQIWSKTMEAVTDPYAVEKMAEQLLHQLYAEHASDVEAFWTIWTLFHRNVKHQASVRSIFVDKFLLWKVFPIRCLRWILQFSVLECPPVTNTLAKGDITQGLLETTQRIASVWSKGEFLQSVPLEQQAYITAALGLCLENMSREELDRKKDVMHNILQGVSCRLENPGDLVRKMASSIAFMFSKVIDPKNLLYLDDSFTGNAIDWESELQTAVGGVRSITSSRENGDGETKTSADSSRRNKEKKDRKSKDIANFVLADPDEMVDLATLNCGTESDKDDGDDNASVSSDNSSVTSLEPYDLLDDDKDLGKQFTHLVDVVGALRKTNDADGVEKAIYVAEKLVRASPDELTHIAGDLARILVQVRCSDITVEGEEDSAEEKRQRALIALLVTRPFESLETLNSVLYSPNVDVSQRIMILDVMSEAARELANTRTLKPKHQARGPLISNISDPQPWYLPSDASTPWKKVEETASFHLNWANRYERELQPKPGQKMKGKTRRWSLRSGDRDQSSTDWSQNRFPLYAAAFMLPAMKEFDKKRHGVDLLGRDFVVLGKLVHMLGVCMQCASMHPEASALALSLLDMLQRREVCNHPEAYVRRAVLFAASSVLIALHPSYIVSALAEGNFELARALEWIRTWALQVADSDIDRDCYSMALSCLQLHAEMALQTSRALEPAGGKSSSSMGPMNISLPSAISKLTSIKLPSSNVLL
- the LOC111211108 gene encoding probable ubiquitin-like-specific protease 2A isoform X2, producing the protein MSRRRSNRVRNTKAVIAPPASVTIIEDIEEDEYENHRSCWKHIAYLNTRDSKPKLTEEEFEMFKVTAPCFYEECTRRERSRRRVKCKYLVSKLRKKLNSNIFINYLEVLWKKDVLDEKKNSFVYVDCLWFSMYKSENERVRSSVFESIKAKHIFSKEYVFLPIVYWSHWTLLIFCNFGEDLDDDNDKTCMLFLDSLKTTETAQRLEPDIRKFVLDIFRIEGRSEDSSLVDDIPLHAPDVPQQTNDVECGSFVLYYIHRFIEKACSFNIDSYPCFLKEDWFSHKDLEDFCNTFDSSGAIR
- the LOC111211108 gene encoding probable ubiquitin-like-specific protease 2B isoform X1, with translation MSRRRSNRVRNTKAVIAPPASVTIIEDIEEDEYENHRSCWKHIAYLNTRDSKPKLTEEEFEMFKVTAPCFYEECTRRERSRRRVKCKYLVSKLRKKLNSNIFINYLEVLWKKDVLDEKKNSFVYVDCLWFSMYKSENERVRSSVFESIKAKHIFSKEYVFLPIVYWSHWTLLIFCNFGEDLDDDNDKTCMLFLDSLKTTETAQRLEPDIRKFVLDIFRIEGRSEDSSLVDDIPLHAPDFQVPQQTNDVECGSFVLYYIHRFIEKACSFNIDSYPCFLKEDWFSHKDLEDFCNTFDSSGAIR